In Populus trichocarpa isolate Nisqually-1 chromosome 16, P.trichocarpa_v4.1, whole genome shotgun sequence, a genomic segment contains:
- the LOC7488089 gene encoding E3 ubiquitin-protein ligase PUB22, giving the protein MEDIEVPSFFLCPISLQIMKDPVIVPTGITYDRESIEKWLFSSKNDTCPVTKQVISGCEVTPNHTLRRLIQSWCTLNASYGVERIPTPKPPISKAQIAKLLNDAKSPEQQVTCLRKLRSFANENETNKRCMEAAGAVEFLVSMLNNFHSLSFEVTSDDGFEISRPSDEALSILYGLQISESGLKNLVMGRNGEFIETLTKVMQGGNYESRAYAVFLLKSMLEVADTLKLISLKHELFDEIVQVLRDQISHQASKATLQLLISLCPWGRNRIKAIEAKAVPVLIDLLLDSPEKRTCEMVLMVLDLLCQCAEGRAELLGHGAGLAIVSKKILRVSQVASERAVRIILSISKYSITTSVLQEMLQIGIVAKLCLVLQVDCGSKIKDKAREVLKMQARVWKSSPCIPANLLSSYPE; this is encoded by the coding sequence ATGGAAGATATTGAAGTCCCTTCATTTTTTCTCTGCCCTATTTCTCTCCAAATCATGAAAGACCCGGTTATAGTCCCAACTGGGATAACTTATGATCGTGAGAGCATTGAGAAATGGCTGTTTTCAAGCAAGAATGATACCTGTCCAGTCACAAAACAAGTGATATCAGGTTGTGAGGTGACACCAAACCATACTCTTAGGAGGTTGATTCAATCTTGGTGCACCCTCAATGCGTCATATGGTGTTGAAAGAATCCCAACTCCAAAGCCTCCAATTAGCAAAGCACAGATTGCCAAGCTTCTCAATGATGCTAAATCGCCGGAGCAACAGGTTACGTGTCTAAGGAAGCTACGTTCCTTCGCTAACGAGaatgaaacaaacaaaagatgCATGGAGGCTGCAGGTGCTGTAGAGTTCTTGGTCTCAATGCTAAATAACTTCCATTCTTTATCATTTGAAGTAACTTCAGATGATGGGTTTGAGATCTCAAGACCAAGTGATGAGGCCTTGAGTATTCTCTACGGTCTACAAATATCAGAATCTGGCCTAAAGAATCTTGTTATGGGAAGAAATGGTGAATTCATTGAGACCTTAACGAAAGTTATGCAAGGCGGAAACTATGAGTCTCGAGCTTATGCGGTCTTCTTGTTGAAATCGATGCTTGAAGTTGCTGATACACTGAAACTCATCAGTTTGAAACATGAACTCTTCGACGAAATAGTCCAAGTTTTACGTGATCAAATATCTCACCAAGCATCAAAAGCTACATTGCAACTGCTAATAAGTCTTTGTCCATGGGGAAGAAACAGAATCAAAGCCATTGAAGCTAAGGCAGTCCCGGTTCTGATTGATCTTCTACTTGATTCACCAGAGAAAAGAACCTGCGAGATGGTGCTAATGGTGCTGGACCTGCTATGCCAGTGTGCAGAAGGAAGAGCTGAATTGTTAGGGCACGGTGCAGGCCTAGCTATTGTTTCAAAGAAGATACTTAGGGTTTCTCAGGTGGCAAGCGAGAGGGCAGTGAGGATCATCTTGTCTATCTCAAAGTACTCAATAACTACTAGTGTTCTTCAAGAGATGTTGCAGATTGGCATCGTGGCCAAGCTATGTTTGGTGCTTCAAGTGGATTGCGGAAGCAAGATCAAAGACAAGGCAAGAGAGGTGCTTAAAATGCAAGCTAGAGTTTGGAAGAGTTCTCCTTGCATACCAGCAAATCTGCTCTCTTCATATCCAGAATGA
- the LOC7469945 gene encoding E3 ubiquitin-protein ligase PUB24 → MDDIEVPRFFICPIYLQIMKDPVTTITGITYDRESIERWLFTSENTTCPVTKQSLPKDSDLTPNHTLRRLIQAWCTENASHGVDRIPTPKPCLDKAYVLKLIKNLSHHKLQIEALTQMEVLAAENERNRKCMVDAGLPKALLVFIVSCFENGQVSGIQEALSILRLIKIPRSESRVFLCENGKIIESLTWLLGYKMDNYATVKSHAVSVLRILLEDASSSVLKRLKPEFFERIVGVLREKITQQGIKDALEVLLDACPWAGNRKMMVESGAVFELIELELGSPERRTTELNLGVLFHLCCCAEGRAQFLSHGGSIAVVAKRILRVSPEVNDRAILILSLICKFSGTSMVIQEMVDVKAVPKLFMLLQADCAPYLKDKAREILRSHFDEWKNFPCIFSSLSSLEYKVSR, encoded by the coding sequence ATGGATGATATTGAAGTTCCAAGATTTTTTATCTGCCCAATCTATCTCCAAATCATGAAAGACCCAGTTACAACCATAACTGGCATCACATATGATCGAGAAAGCATCGAGCGTTGGCTATTCACTAGTGAAAACACTACATGTCCAGTTACCAAACAGTCCTTGCCAAAGGACTCAGATTTAACCCCTAACCACACCTTACGCAGATTAATCCAAGCTTGGTGCACTGAGAATGCATCACATGGTGTTGATCGAATCCCCACCCCTAAGCCCTGCCTTGACAAAGCCTATGTCcttaaactcataaaaaaccTTTCCCATCATAAGTTGCAAATCGAAGCTCTTACACAAATGGAAGTACTTGCAGCGGAGAATGAAAGGAACAGGAAGTGCATGGTTGATGCTGGCTTGCCCAAGGCCTTGTTAGTGTTCATCGTATCGTGTTTCGAGAATGGTCAAGTTTCTGGTATTCAAGAAGCTCTCAGTATATTACGTTTAATTAAAATTCCCCGAAGTGAATCGAGGGTGTTTCTTTGTGAAAATGGTAAGATTATCGAATCCTTGACGTGGCTTTTAGGGTACAAAATGGATAATTATGCCACTGTTAAATCCCATGCAGTTTCAGTGTTGAGAATACTCCTTGAAGATGCGAGTTCTAGTGTGCTAAAGAGGCTTAAACCTGAATTCTTTGAGAGGATTGTTGgtgttttgagagagaaaatcacCCAGCAAGGTATTAAAGATGCCTTGGAAGTGCTGTTAGATGCTTGCCCTTGGGCAGGAAATCGGAAAATGATGGTTGAATCTGGTGCAGTTTTTGAGCTCATAGAGCTTGAATTGGGATCTCCTGAAAGGAGAACCACAGAGCTCAATTTGGGTGTATTGTTTCATTTATGTTGTTGTGCTGAGGGAAGAGCACAATTCCTAAGTCATGGAGGCAGCATTGCTGTGGTTGCAAAGAGAATCTTAAGGGTGTCCCCAGAAGTCAATGATCGGGCCATTCTGATCCTTTCATTGATATGCAAATTCTCAGGAACAAGCATGGTGATCCAAGAAATGGTGGATGTTAAAGCTGTGCCAAAGCTGTTTATGTTGCTTCAAGCTGATTGTGCACCATATTTGAAGGACAAAGCTAGGGAAATCCTTAGATCACATTTCGATGAGTGGAAGAACTTTCCTTGCATTTTTTCTTCCCTCTCAAGTCTTGAGTACAAGGTATCTAGGTGA